TAGTTGACCGTCATGATCAGGAAGAAGCCGAACAGCGACTGATACAGACCGGCTGCCGTGGCCATCCCGACATCAAAGGTCACCTTAAGTGAACGGAATACATACGTATCCAGAATGTCTGTTGTGTTGTACAGCACCCCGTTATTCCCGATCAGCTGGTAAAAGAGGTCAAATTGCCCCTTCATAATACTGCCCAGCGAGAACAGCAGCAGCATCACAAAGGTTGATTTCAGCATCGGCACCGTGATATACCAGATCCGCTGAAAAATATGGGCGCCGTCTATTTTGGCCGCTTCATAATATTCCTCGCTGATGCCCGTGATGGACGCCAGGTAGATGACCATGCTGTAGCCGAGATTTTTCCACAGATAGAAAAGAATGATCAGGAAAATCCAAATCACCGGATTGTTGTAGACATCCACAGGATTGGAGCCAAACTGCGTCAGCAGCGTGTTCAGGAAACCGTTATCATAATTGAACACATTGTAGACGATAACGCTCAGGATGACGAAGGATACGAAGTACGGCAGGAACATGATGGATTGGGTCAGCTTCTTGAACCATTTCACCCGCAGCTCGCTGAGCAGAATGGCACAGGCAATCGCCAGCACGTTCCCCAGCAGAATGAAGGCCAGGTTGTACCCGATCGTATTGAGCGTCAGCTTCACCAGCGTGCCCGATTTCCAGAGGAACTCAAAGTTCTTCAGCCCTACGAACGGAGCATCAAACAGCCCGGAATTGAAGTCGAACTGCGTGAACGCATAATAGACCCCGACCATCGGAAAATACGAATTAACCAGGAAAAACAGCAGCGTGGGCAGCAGCATCAGGAACAGCACCCGGTTATGGACCAGCTCATGCAGGAAGCCCTTCTTTTTCATGCGGGTGCCTGTCCCGGACTGCGAGGTTAGCCCGCCCGCTCCCTTTAATGGAAGCTGGGTGACAAGCGGTATACCGCCCTTGCGTTTAAGATGTCTCAAAGCCTTCACTCTCCTATCAAGAAATACTCTTTACATTGTGCCGCGGCACCGGGTCCGAAGCCGACGCCCCTCTGCGGCCTGTCTGCTTCGTCCAATGTGATGACCTGAGTATAGAAGATACCATTGCAAGCTGAACAGTGAAGGTTCGGGATATTCCTGTATTATGCAGCCAACCGGGCTGTGAACATTTCATACTTTTGTGCAGTAACCATAGCTATAACGCAAATAAGCCCCGGACGGCACTCCATACGGAGAACATCCGGGGTGATACTCAGATTACGCCAGACCTGCACGCAGCCTCACGATTTAAACTTGCCTGGAATTCATTATAGGTGATATACTCTGAAAAATATACTATATCTTAAACCTAAACTTTCAATATCCAAACCATCATTCAGGAGGCTCCTTATGAACCCGCTCGTCTTCCGTATTCCTCCCCTGCCGCATTACATTGCCAGCGGCTTCAACCGCTGCCAGCCGGGCTACCAGCACCGCAGCCGCCAGCAGATCAAGGTATTCGACCTGCTGATTGTACGGCAAGGCTGCCTCTATATCGGCGAGGAGGAGCAGCGGTTCACCGTGAAGGCGGGAGACGCCCTGATTCTGCGGCCGGACAGCCGCCACTTCGGCACCGCAGGCTGCAAGGAAGAGACCGCCTACTATTGGCTTCACTTCCAGACCTTCCATGATTCTCTGCCGTTATCCCCGGCAGACACGGATTCCGGCCATGACAATGCGTCTGTTGCGGAGCTGCCTGCCTCCTTCTTCAATATCAGCTCCTTCCATCTGGAGCTGCCGCAGTTCATCACTCTGCTGCAGCCGGACAAGGCCTATGAGGTACTGGACGGGCTGGAGCAATTACAGGCTACAGCTCATCTGGAGGCTGTCCGGTTCAGTCAGCAGCTGCTCTTTCAGGAGCTGCTGCAGCTGCTGGCCGCCTCCCGGAACCCGGAGCAGCGCAGCTCCCAGTCTACCGTCTGCGCCGAGCAGGCGGCCTCCTATCTCCGGGCCCACTACCGTGAAGAGATTACCACCGCCATGCTGGGCGACAGCCTGAACTTTCATCCGGTCTATATTGCCCGCTGCATGAACAAGGAGTACGGCTGCTCGCCGATGGAATACCTGCTGCGCTACCGGATCGGGCAGAGCAAGCTGCTGCTGATGCAGACCAGCTTCCCGATCTCGCGGATCGCAGGCGAGGTCGGCTTCAACCAGGCCTCCTACTTCAGCTCCAGCTTCATGAAGCTGGAGGGAGTGTCGCCGCGTGAGTACCGGCAGCGGTTCTCATGAAAACAGGCCATCAGCGAGTCCCCGCTGATGGCCTGTTTCCCTATAATTATGCCTCCGGCAACGCCGCCGTCAGCGTGAACCCGAATTCCAGCCGCTGATCGGCGGCGATCCGGTATTCCGGATGCACCGGCGCTCCCCAGCTGTCATCCCCGCCAACCCCCATCTGCTGCCTGGCAACGGTCACGACCGTATAATGCGCCTTGGGCAGCTCATAAGCGTGCGCCGCCTGCTCCAGCTCGAATGCCGTGTACGGCGACAGCGTGCATTCCAGCGGCTGCCCCGCAGCCGCCTGAATGTGCAGCCCGTAGCCCCGGCTGTCCGTGATGCTCACCTCACGGACCCCCGTCCGGTTGCCGGATTCCTGCGGCACCAGATACGGCGACGGCAGCTCCGCCACCTTCCGCCGGAAGCGGGTGAGCCGCGCGCCGTATGCGCGGTCACAGTAGTTCTCTTCCGGTCCGCGGGCATACCACTCGGAGGCCTCGTAGTCTGCGGACATCCGGAAGGAAACGGCCACAATCGGCACATCCGGCAGACCGTCTGCCCCGGTGTAAACCATGCGGACACGGACGCTGCCATCGGCATGGACCGTGTATTCAATGCTTGCCTTCAGCCCGCTGCTGATGCTGAAGGCATAGTCGAAGCTGACCGTGGCCCGGTCTGCTTCCGAATGCAGTCTGACCGCCGTACACTGGCGGGCAAGACTGGCTGCGAACCAGCCGCCGGCATGATAAGCCAGCGCGGTCCCTTTGTCATTGTCGGTGGTGGCCCGCCAGAACAATGGAGCCGGCGGAGTCGCGATCATCTCACGCCCTCCGTAGCAGAGCGATACCAGAGAGCCGGCCTGCTTGGAGAACAGAGCCGAGAAGCCGCGCCCGGTGACCCCGATATTCACATCCCCTTCAATCACGCGGAACTCCGCTGCCGCAGGCAGCAGAGCCTTGCCTCCGTCAGCCGCTAAACCGGCCGCTGCATCGGCCGCTTCTACACGGAACACAACCTCTCCGTAAGCCGTCTCGAAGCCCGCTTCGGCCCATAGCTCCGCTTCCTTCAGCACCAGGCTGGCCGCCAGCGTGTATTCTCCCGGGGCGTCAGACACCTCCGGCAGCTCCAGCGGAATTCGTGCTTCCTCCTGTGCAGCCACATGAACCTCCTGCTGCCCCTTGAAGATCTCCCGTCCCTCTCGCAATAACCGGAACTCCAGCAGCAGCCGGTCCGTCCCCGCGAACAGATTGCCGTTGATCACCGTCACAGCATCCCGTTCAGGAACAAGCCGGATGTTCTGGTAGAGGAATTTCACCTCCTGCATCTTCGGCGTAAGCGTCCGGTCCGCGAACACAATCCCGTTCCCGCAGAAGCTATAGTCTGTCGGCCGGTCATTGAAATCCCCGCCATACGCCAGATACTCCTGTCCATACCTGTCCTTGGCCATCAGCGCCTGGTCCATGTAATCCCAGATGAAGCCGCCCTGATACAGCGGGTACCGGCTCTCCAGCTCGATATATTTATGAAGTCCCCCGACCGAATTGCCCATAGCGTGCATATACTCACAGCTGATATACGGCTTGTCCGGCTGGCTCTCCAGATATTCCACAATATCCGCAGGCTTCGCATACATTCGGCTCTCCATATCACTGGTGTCATTATACTTGCGGTTGTGGAATACCCCTTCATAATGAACCAGCCGGCCCGGGTCACTCTCGCGGAAATACCGGGATACCTTCAGAATCACTTCGCCTGCATACGATTCATTCCCGCAGGACCAGATCAGGATGGACGGGTGGTTTTTGTCGCGCTCCAGCATCGACACCGCCCGGTCCATGACAATCCCCTCCCACTCCGGCTTATCCCCGGGAATGTTCCAGGACGGCTCAACCGCGCCCATCTTCTGCCACGAGCCGTGGGATTCCAGGTTCATCTCATCAATGACATACACCCCGTATTCATCGCACAGCTCATACCAGAGCGTCTGATTCGGATAATGCGAGGTCCGCACCGCGTTAATATTGTTCTGCTTCAGGATGATGATATCCTTAATCATATCTTCCCTGGAGATGCTCCGGCCCGTGCGCGAGTTGAACTCGTGGCGGTTGACACCTTTGAACATGATCCTTTTCCCGTTCAGCAGCATCAGCTTATCCTTCAGCTCGAACGTGCGGAATCCGGCCCGCTGTACAATCGCCTCCACCAGCTCGCCTTGGCTGTTATATACAGAGATATAGACGTTATAGAGGTACGGATTCTCGGCACTCCACGGGAACACCTTGCCTACTTCCACGCTTAGAGCTACCTTGCCCGCCACAGCCTGTCCCTCTGCTTCCGCCACCACAGCACCGGCCGCATCCTTCAGCTCCACACGGATTACAGCTTCGGCCTCCGACGCCATGCGAAGCTCAGCCGTTAACATACCCTGCTCGTAGGAAGCATCCAGCCCGGCCTGAATCCGCAGATCCTGCACATGAAGCTCAGGAACCGTATACAGATACACCTCGCGAAAAATCCCCGAGAACCGCCAGAAATCCTGATCCTCCAGCCAGCTCCCCGTACAGCGCTGATAGACCTCTACCGCCAGCTTGTTGGCTCCTTCCTGCAGATAAGGCGTCAGCTCGAACTCGGCAGGAGTGAAGCTGTCTTCGCTGTAGCCGACGAAATGCCCGTTCAGCCACACATAACAAGCCGCCTCCACGCCCTGAAAAGAAATAAAGACCGGCCCCTTCTTCCACTCCGCCGGAGCCTCAAACATCTTCACATAACTCCCCACCACATTGCTGCTCTC
This region of Paenibacillus sp. FSL K6-1096 genomic DNA includes:
- a CDS encoding glycoside hydrolase family 2 TIM barrel-domain containing protein; the encoded protein is MSGKEPSLDWLSDVSVFQVNRLEAHSDHRYYRTMEEAEQQGPMALRHPLNGDWKFSYAVNAAARVQDFYKTDYDTSGWGDIQVPGHIQLQGYGRPQYVNTMYPWDGLDAVRPPDIPESSNVVGSYVKMFEAPAEWKKGPVFISFQGVEAACYVWLNGHFVGYSEDSFTPAEFELTPYLQEGANKLAVEVYQRCTGSWLEDQDFWRFSGIFREVYLYTVPELHVQDLRIQAGLDASYEQGMLTAELRMASEAEAVIRVELKDAAGAVVAEAEGQAVAGKVALSVEVGKVFPWSAENPYLYNVYISVYNSQGELVEAIVQRAGFRTFELKDKLMLLNGKRIMFKGVNRHEFNSRTGRSISREDMIKDIIILKQNNINAVRTSHYPNQTLWYELCDEYGVYVIDEMNLESHGSWQKMGAVEPSWNIPGDKPEWEGIVMDRAVSMLERDKNHPSILIWSCGNESYAGEVILKVSRYFRESDPGRLVHYEGVFHNRKYNDTSDMESRMYAKPADIVEYLESQPDKPYISCEYMHAMGNSVGGLHKYIELESRYPLYQGGFIWDYMDQALMAKDRYGQEYLAYGGDFNDRPTDYSFCGNGIVFADRTLTPKMQEVKFLYQNIRLVPERDAVTVINGNLFAGTDRLLLEFRLLREGREIFKGQQEVHVAAQEEARIPLELPEVSDAPGEYTLAASLVLKEAELWAEAGFETAYGEVVFRVEAADAAAGLAADGGKALLPAAAEFRVIEGDVNIGVTGRGFSALFSKQAGSLVSLCYGGREMIATPPAPLFWRATTDNDKGTALAYHAGGWFAASLARQCTAVRLHSEADRATVSFDYAFSISSGLKASIEYTVHADGSVRVRMVYTGADGLPDVPIVAVSFRMSADYEASEWYARGPEENYCDRAYGARLTRFRRKVAELPSPYLVPQESGNRTGVREVSITDSRGYGLHIQAAAGQPLECTLSPYTAFELEQAAHAYELPKAHYTVVTVARQQMGVGGDDSWGAPVHPEYRIAADQRLEFGFTLTAALPEA
- a CDS encoding helix-turn-helix domain-containing protein; its protein translation is MNPLVFRIPPLPHYIASGFNRCQPGYQHRSRQQIKVFDLLIVRQGCLYIGEEEQRFTVKAGDALILRPDSRHFGTAGCKEETAYYWLHFQTFHDSLPLSPADTDSGHDNASVAELPASFFNISSFHLELPQFITLLQPDKAYEVLDGLEQLQATAHLEAVRFSQQLLFQELLQLLAASRNPEQRSSQSTVCAEQAASYLRAHYREEITTAMLGDSLNFHPVYIARCMNKEYGCSPMEYLLRYRIGQSKLLLMQTSFPISRIAGEVGFNQASYFSSSFMKLEGVSPREYRQRFS
- a CDS encoding ABC transporter permease subunit; this encodes MKKKGFLHELVHNRVLFLMLLPTLLFFLVNSYFPMVGVYYAFTQFDFNSGLFDAPFVGLKNFEFLWKSGTLVKLTLNTIGYNLAFILLGNVLAIACAILLSELRVKWFKKLTQSIMFLPYFVSFVILSVIVYNVFNYDNGFLNTLLTQFGSNPVDVYNNPVIWIFLIILFYLWKNLGYSMVIYLASITGISEEYYEAAKIDGAHIFQRIWYITVPMLKSTFVMLLLFSLGSIMKGQFDLFYQLIGNNGVLYNTTDILDTYVFRSLKVTFDVGMATAAGLYQSLFGFFLIMTVNYIIRKINDDYALF